A region from the Acyrthosiphon pisum isolate AL4f chromosome A1, pea_aphid_22Mar2018_4r6ur, whole genome shotgun sequence genome encodes:
- the LOC103310443 gene encoding KRAB-A domain-containing protein 2-like, with amino-acid sequence MQSQCYNDYRFILNYQDHLTKFVLLRSLKSKRAEEIAINVLDIYTTFGAPLILHSDNGREFVNSIITNLNEMWSDVKIVHGKPRHSQNQGSVERANRDIEAILAAWMTDNNSKDWPTTLKFIQFQKNGVNRSKSE; translated from the coding sequence ATGCAATCACAATGTTATAATgattatcgttttattttaaattaccaagACCATcttacaaaatttgtattattacggTCTCTAAAGTCAAAACGTGCTGAAGAAATTGCTATAAATGTATTGGATATTTATACTACTTTTGGGGCACCGTTAATTTTGCATTCTGATAACGGACGAGAGTTTGTCAATTCAATTATCACTAATCTTAATGAAATGTGGAGTGATGTAAAAATTGTACATGGCAAACCACGACATAGCCAGAACCAAGGGTCGGTAGAACGTGCTAATAGAGATATTGAAGCAATCTTAGCTGCATGGATGACAGACAACAATAGCAAAGATTGGCCAACCACTCTCAAGTTTATCCAGTTTCAAAAAAATGGAGTAAATCGGAGTAAATCGGAGTAA